The Candidatus Neomarinimicrobiota bacterium genome contains the following window.
AAAATGATCTGGATTGCTGGTCACTCCGGACCGGAGACGGCGGAAGACGCGCGCACACATTTTGGCATCTTCGCCCCAGGCGTGACCCAGCTCTTTCCCGAAACGCAGATTCTCAATCTCCACCCGTGGGAGCACAATGAGGTGGCGCCTGTCCTAGGTGCGGCCCTCGCCACGGACGTCCCCATCATCACCCTCCACCTTACGCGACCCCCCATTGAGATCCCCGACCGGCATGCACTCGGCATGGAGTCCCACATGATGGCGGCGAAGGGAGCGTACATCATCAGGGACTATGATCCAGACCGTCCAGGGGAGGGGGTTGTCATCATCCGAGGAACAAGCTGTACGTCTAACCTGGTTAAAATTCTCCCCCGGCTCAAAGAGGAAGGTCCCAACGTGAAGGTGGTGGCAGCAATCTCATGGGGACTGTTCCAGCGCCAGCTCGATGACTATCGCCGCGCTGTGCTATCACAAGAGGAAATGCGCGACGCCATGATCATCACGAACACAGCGCTCCGGCTGATGCACAACTGGATCGCTGACGCCAGCGTGAAGCAGTATTCCCTATCTTCCGACTGGGACAACCGTTGGCGCACAGGCGGCAGTGTGGAGGAGGTGGTGGAAGAGGCGCACCTCTCGCCGGAATGGATCTGGCAGGGGATTGGGCAGTTTGGGCAGGTACGGACGGAAAGGGCGTCAAAACTGGCTTCCGCGACAATATAGCAACGTCAGTTCTCACGTCGAACGCACCTCCCGTTCCAGACTATTGTTTGCAATCGATTCAACCTCATATTA
Protein-coding sequences here:
- a CDS encoding transketolase, giving the protein KMIWIAGHSGPETAEDARTHFGIFAPGVTQLFPETQILNLHPWEHNEVAPVLGAALATDVPIITLHLTRPPIEIPDRHALGMESHMMAAKGAYIIRDYDPDRPGEGVVIIRGTSCTSNLVKILPRLKEEGPNVKVVAAISWGLFQRQLDDYRRAVLSQEEMRDAMIITNTALRLMHNWIADASVKQYSLSSDWDNRWRTGGSVEEVVEEAHLSPEWIWQGIGQFGQVRTERASKLASATI